One window from the genome of Anopheles merus strain MAF chromosome 3R, AmerM5.1, whole genome shotgun sequence encodes:
- the LOC121597799 gene encoding ETV5-related protein Ets96B isoform X2: MNALAQSISPIQSTIGRLDGLETGASSSSTTSGSNSSNSNTAARQLGTASTSTTAALILSVSGGDNRAGTGGSSSATTSTTLVLGTTTVGESQHTAGHDFLSTSLASPVASSVAANYLLHHSHHLHHHHQQQQQQQLDHGPLHTQQQQQHNLDSRGASATTSDGNSTASSHTLNGKQQQQQHQPHPRNGSSSGQALSNSPEPAGTLALAHVNAFHTASNSSSTASGLTNDFYPDYRISSGYRHHHHHHHHHHHHPHHGAHSRDLSASPPPITAGHLPWTPATAAVAVAAAGTFIQDGCDSYGLRHEHGTKNIRNERSAFFDFATTPATAHPAAAAAAYCYRLSTPPQLVKREPSDVSAAAAWHSYSERMFSDPLYTSLKLQQSQQSSPPQLVPQHSIFPDSTSHLASAAVAAASLEHHHQHSLTIGGGHHGVPQGDISHATDPFHHQTTLPGGTGGAGGYPYRQPSDIVTSSETDYCTGAGGGGGGGGGGASASIASITTTTNPSPLGALQPANGTLHQRRGSLQLWQFLVALLDEPASSAGCIAWTGRGMEFKLVEPEEVARRWGIQKNRPAMNYDKLSRSLRYYYEKGIMQKVAGERYVYKFVCDPEALFNMAYGTSGGQTNVSCGGGTTGMDGPLSHAPHHGGTSSSPSCGGHNATGGGQLVGGDGTDEVDRHAYFNGSSSGYNQSG; encoded by the exons ATGAACGCATTAGCGCAAAGTATTAGTCCAATACAATCGACGATTGGTCGCTTG GACGGCCTAGAGACGGGCGCGTCCTCGTCCTCGACGACgagcggcagcaacagcagcaacagcaacactgCCGCAAGACAGCTCGGGACAGCCTCAACCTCGACCACGGCCGCACTGATTCTCTCTGTCAGCGGGGGTGACAACCGTGCCGGCACGGGTGGCAGTAGCAGTGCCACCACCAGCACGACCCTCGTCCTCGGCACAACGACCGTCGGCGAGTCGCAGCACACGGCGGGCCACGACTTCCTGTCCACCTCGCTGGCGTCACCGGTCGCCTCGTCCGTAGCGGCCAATTATCTACTCCACCACTCCCACCAcctgcaccatcaccaccagcaacagcagcagcaacagctcgaTCATGGCCCGCTTCAtacgcaacagcagcagcagcacaatctGGACAGTCGTGGCGCATCAGCAACGACCAGCGATGGCAACTCCACCGCATCGTCCCACACGCTCAatggcaagcagcagcagcagcagcaccaacctCACCCGCGCAATGGAAGTAGCAGTGGACAGGCTCTCTCCAACTCCCCCGAACCAGCGGGAACACTTGCTCTGGCGCATGTGAATGCTTTCCACACGGCTTCCAACTCCTCCTCGACGGCGTCCGGTCTCACGAATG ATTTCTATCCCGACTATCGGATCAGTTCCGGGTatcggcaccaccaccatcaccaccatcaccatcatcaccatccgcATCATGGGGCGCACTCGCGCGATCTGAGCGCTTCGCCGCCGCCCATTACCGCCGGCCACCTGCCCTGGACACCGGCCACGGCAGCGGTGGCAGTGGCCGCCGCCGGGACCTTCATCCAGGATGGCTGTGACAGTTACGGGTTGCGCCACGAGCACG GGACAAAAAACATACGCAACGAGCGCTCGGCGTTTTTCGATTTCGCGACCACCCCTGCCACCGCACATCCGGCTGCCGCGGCCGCCGCCTACTGCTACCGGCTTTCCACACCACCGCAGCTAGTCAAGCGGGAACCGAGCGATG TATCAGCGGCCGCAGCTTGGCACTCCTACTCGGAGCGCATGTTTTCCGACCCCCTGTACACCTCGCTCAAGCTACAGCAGAGCCAGCAGTCTTCCCCGCCCCAGCTCGTCCCACAACACTCCATCTTTCCCGACTCGACCTCCCATCTGGCGTCGGCCGCCGTGGCTGCAGCATCACTTGAACATCACCATCAGCACTCCCTCACGATCGGCGGTGGCCACCACGGTGTACCGCAGGGTGACATTTCCCATGCAACGGATCCGTTTCACCATCAAACGACCTTACCCGGCGGCACGGGTGGCGCTGGTGGCTACCCGTACCGTCAACCCTCCGATATTGTCACATCCAGTGAAACAGATTACTGTACCGGtgccggcggtggcggtggtggtggtggtggtggtgcgtccGCTTCCATCGCAAGCATTACCACCACGACCAACCCATCACCACTGGGCGCACTTCAACCGGCCAATGGAACACTCCATCAACGGCGAGGATCGCTGCAGCTGTGGCAATTCCTGGTCGCCCTGCTCGACGAACCCGCATCCAGCGCGGGCTGTATCGCGTGGACGGGTCGGGGCATGGAGTTTAAGCTAGTCGAACCGGAGGAGGTCGCACGGCGCTGGGGCATCCAGAAGAACCGACCCGCCATGAACTACGACAAGCTGTCGAGGAGTCTGCGCTACTACTACGAGAAGGGCATCATGCAGAAGGTGGCCGGCGAGCGGTACGTGTACAAGTTTGTGTGCGACCCGGAGGCACTGTTCAACATGGCGTACGGGACATCCGGTGGGCAGACGAATGTTTCGTGTGGCGGTGGCACTACGGGAATGGATGGTCCGTTGTCACACGCGCCTCATCACGGTGGGACGTCGTCTTCACCTAGCTGCGGTGGTCATAATGCGACCGGTGGGGGTCAGTTGGTTGGCGGCGATGGGACGGATGAGGTCGATCGGCACGCGTACTTCAACGGGAGCTCGAGCGGGTACAACCAAAGCGGCTGA
- the LOC121597799 gene encoding ETV5-related protein Ets96B isoform X1 — MNALAQSISPIQSTIGRLQDGLETGASSSSTTSGSNSSNSNTAARQLGTASTSTTAALILSVSGGDNRAGTGGSSSATTSTTLVLGTTTVGESQHTAGHDFLSTSLASPVASSVAANYLLHHSHHLHHHHQQQQQQQLDHGPLHTQQQQQHNLDSRGASATTSDGNSTASSHTLNGKQQQQQHQPHPRNGSSSGQALSNSPEPAGTLALAHVNAFHTASNSSSTASGLTNDFYPDYRISSGYRHHHHHHHHHHHHPHHGAHSRDLSASPPPITAGHLPWTPATAAVAVAAAGTFIQDGCDSYGLRHEHGTKNIRNERSAFFDFATTPATAHPAAAAAAYCYRLSTPPQLVKREPSDVSAAAAWHSYSERMFSDPLYTSLKLQQSQQSSPPQLVPQHSIFPDSTSHLASAAVAAASLEHHHQHSLTIGGGHHGVPQGDISHATDPFHHQTTLPGGTGGAGGYPYRQPSDIVTSSETDYCTGAGGGGGGGGGGASASIASITTTTNPSPLGALQPANGTLHQRRGSLQLWQFLVALLDEPASSAGCIAWTGRGMEFKLVEPEEVARRWGIQKNRPAMNYDKLSRSLRYYYEKGIMQKVAGERYVYKFVCDPEALFNMAYGTSGGQTNVSCGGGTTGMDGPLSHAPHHGGTSSSPSCGGHNATGGGQLVGGDGTDEVDRHAYFNGSSSGYNQSG; from the exons ATGAACGCATTAGCGCAAAGTATTAGTCCAATACAATCGACGATTGGTCGCTTG CAGGACGGCCTAGAGACGGGCGCGTCCTCGTCCTCGACGACgagcggcagcaacagcagcaacagcaacactgCCGCAAGACAGCTCGGGACAGCCTCAACCTCGACCACGGCCGCACTGATTCTCTCTGTCAGCGGGGGTGACAACCGTGCCGGCACGGGTGGCAGTAGCAGTGCCACCACCAGCACGACCCTCGTCCTCGGCACAACGACCGTCGGCGAGTCGCAGCACACGGCGGGCCACGACTTCCTGTCCACCTCGCTGGCGTCACCGGTCGCCTCGTCCGTAGCGGCCAATTATCTACTCCACCACTCCCACCAcctgcaccatcaccaccagcaacagcagcagcaacagctcgaTCATGGCCCGCTTCAtacgcaacagcagcagcagcacaatctGGACAGTCGTGGCGCATCAGCAACGACCAGCGATGGCAACTCCACCGCATCGTCCCACACGCTCAatggcaagcagcagcagcagcagcaccaacctCACCCGCGCAATGGAAGTAGCAGTGGACAGGCTCTCTCCAACTCCCCCGAACCAGCGGGAACACTTGCTCTGGCGCATGTGAATGCTTTCCACACGGCTTCCAACTCCTCCTCGACGGCGTCCGGTCTCACGAATG ATTTCTATCCCGACTATCGGATCAGTTCCGGGTatcggcaccaccaccatcaccaccatcaccatcatcaccatccgcATCATGGGGCGCACTCGCGCGATCTGAGCGCTTCGCCGCCGCCCATTACCGCCGGCCACCTGCCCTGGACACCGGCCACGGCAGCGGTGGCAGTGGCCGCCGCCGGGACCTTCATCCAGGATGGCTGTGACAGTTACGGGTTGCGCCACGAGCACG GGACAAAAAACATACGCAACGAGCGCTCGGCGTTTTTCGATTTCGCGACCACCCCTGCCACCGCACATCCGGCTGCCGCGGCCGCCGCCTACTGCTACCGGCTTTCCACACCACCGCAGCTAGTCAAGCGGGAACCGAGCGATG TATCAGCGGCCGCAGCTTGGCACTCCTACTCGGAGCGCATGTTTTCCGACCCCCTGTACACCTCGCTCAAGCTACAGCAGAGCCAGCAGTCTTCCCCGCCCCAGCTCGTCCCACAACACTCCATCTTTCCCGACTCGACCTCCCATCTGGCGTCGGCCGCCGTGGCTGCAGCATCACTTGAACATCACCATCAGCACTCCCTCACGATCGGCGGTGGCCACCACGGTGTACCGCAGGGTGACATTTCCCATGCAACGGATCCGTTTCACCATCAAACGACCTTACCCGGCGGCACGGGTGGCGCTGGTGGCTACCCGTACCGTCAACCCTCCGATATTGTCACATCCAGTGAAACAGATTACTGTACCGGtgccggcggtggcggtggtggtggtggtggtggtgcgtccGCTTCCATCGCAAGCATTACCACCACGACCAACCCATCACCACTGGGCGCACTTCAACCGGCCAATGGAACACTCCATCAACGGCGAGGATCGCTGCAGCTGTGGCAATTCCTGGTCGCCCTGCTCGACGAACCCGCATCCAGCGCGGGCTGTATCGCGTGGACGGGTCGGGGCATGGAGTTTAAGCTAGTCGAACCGGAGGAGGTCGCACGGCGCTGGGGCATCCAGAAGAACCGACCCGCCATGAACTACGACAAGCTGTCGAGGAGTCTGCGCTACTACTACGAGAAGGGCATCATGCAGAAGGTGGCCGGCGAGCGGTACGTGTACAAGTTTGTGTGCGACCCGGAGGCACTGTTCAACATGGCGTACGGGACATCCGGTGGGCAGACGAATGTTTCGTGTGGCGGTGGCACTACGGGAATGGATGGTCCGTTGTCACACGCGCCTCATCACGGTGGGACGTCGTCTTCACCTAGCTGCGGTGGTCATAATGCGACCGGTGGGGGTCAGTTGGTTGGCGGCGATGGGACGGATGAGGTCGATCGGCACGCGTACTTCAACGGGAGCTCGAGCGGGTACAACCAAAGCGGCTGA
- the LOC121597899 gene encoding gamma-aminobutyric acid type B receptor subunit 2, translated as MRRTTAGSSGYVPVVLMVLLLLLLVLFDTLLASESAANRKSSVQTNEHNRNIINTVFERTRPAGSERRAREVTILGLFELSSREGAARREGLSELAAAQLAVQHINRRGLLLGYKLKLITNDTKCDPGVGVDRFFHALYTHQSKRIIMVLGSACSEVTESLAKIVPYWNILQVSFGSTSPALSDRREFPLFYRTVAPDSSHHPARIAFLMHFGWDTVATFSQNEEGYSLAVNDLVTELERANITCAATISFAETDFKEQLKLLRDRDVRVIIGSFSHEIAPQVFCEVYNLGMYGAEYAWILQDTYISSWWLAGDLPETGSAPCTSRALLTAVENLIIVSSYNSIVGMGTALSGLTNDIFLQKLREMNVTGAVSQFAPQTYDAVWAMALALRGAERSWSQSVPHRVRLADYDYTRYDIAQELLRQFDLLKFNGISGPVSFEGADRIGTTSFHQIRAGQLEMIAFYYPKNATLDFGCRYCVPIVWPGGQVPIAKRILRLRVDTIDPFAFYTVVILSLIGIGISVLFLGLNLRFRKLKAIKLSSPKLSTITVCGCMLVYTATILLGLDHSTLPWSSVTFSTICMARIYFLSAGFSLAFGSMFAKTFRVYRIFTHSAGGLCRDKILRDTQLISVIGALLLVDAFVVSFWMAADPMERHLHNLSLEISTTDRSVVYLPQVELCRSRHYESWLGMLYAYKGLLLLVGVYMAWQTRNVKISALNDSQYIGISVYSVVITSASVVVLANLLYERVTLAFIITAGFVLISTTATLCLLFLPKIKDIFEKGEVYDPIIHSMGLKMEFNTRRFVLDDRRELQFRVEVQNRVYRKELELLDAEICRLERALQERSPQSSPLSSEPNLPDSRPCAIARPHGSSGLPMLLLSVLPPIIPRASWPSVDPMLSPMKRNIAFSSQPKIDPAVTLAPTGSRERILTSNSRVGSDEPHTLPNGASSGVMGKIRHMFAPRLHKAPSATMLGGTGSSTSAIRKSALAIFNEIDTEDDLPQSIYTIDKPTREQLTLTGSEPRVNFVLPPNGRRRSSTVQQQGPVRDRIRGSPRFPHRICPQTTSLTELGIERPRISFLTVKSCEQIHGKPCESRAKWKSMDSFSKSVGSQ; from the exons ATGCGTCGCACAACGGCCGGCTCGAGTGGTTACGTGCCGGtggtgctgatggtgctgctgctgctgctgctggtgcttttCGACACGCTGCTGGCAAGTGAAAGTGCCGCCAATCGGAAGTCCAGCGTGCAAACGAACGAGCACAATCGGAACATCATCAATACGGTGTTTGAGCGGACGCGACCGGCTGGCAGTGAGCGTCGTGCTCGCGAGGTGACGATACTGGGCCTGTTTGAGTTGAGCTCGAGGGAGGGAGCGGCTCGCCGGGAGGGGCTCAGCGAGCTGGCGGCGGCACAGCTGGCCGTACAGCACATCAACCGGCGTGGGTTGCTGCTCGGCTACAAGCTGAAGCTCATCACGAACGATACGAAG TGCGATCCGGGCGTTGGAGTTGATCGGTTCTTTCACGCGCTCTACACGCATCAAAGCAAGCGGATCATCATGGTGCTCGGGTCAGCCTGCTCGGAAGTTACCGAGAGTCTGGCGAAGATTGTTCCCTACTGGAATATCCTTCAG GTCTCGTTCGGTTCCACCTCCCCAGCATTGAGTGATCGGCGCGAGTTCCCCCTCTTCTACCGCACCGTCGCCCCGGACTCATCGCACCACCCCGCCCGGATAGCGTTTCTGATGCATTTCGGCTGGGACACGGTGGCGACCTTCTCCCAAAACGAAGAAGGCTACTCGCTCGCGGTAAACGATCTCGTGACCGAGCTCGAGCGGGCCAACATCACCTGTGCGGCGACGATTTCCTTTGCCGAAACTGACTTTAAGGAACAGCTGAAGCTGCTGCGG GACCGTGATGTGCGAGTGATTATCGGAAGCTTTTCGCATGAAATTGCCCCGCAAGTGTTCTGCGAG gTCTACAATCTTGGTATGTACGGTGCAGAGTACGCCTGGATACTGCAGGACACGTACATCTCGTCCTGGTGGTTGGCGGGCGACTTACCCGAGACGGGTAGTGCCCCATGCACCTCCCGGGCACTGCTGACGGCGGTGGAGAACTTAATAATCGTCTCGAGCTACAATAGCATCGTTGGCATGGGCACTGCCCTGAGTGGATTg ACGAACGACATCTTTCTGCAGAAGCTGCGGGAAATGAACGTCACCGGTGCGGTGTCCCAGTTTGCACCGCAAACGTACGATGCGGTGTGGGCGATGGCGCTGGCATTGCGCGGTGCCGAACGGTCCTGGTCCCAGTCGGTGCCGCACCGGGTCCGGCTGGCCGATTACGACTACACGCGGTACGACATCGCCCAGGAGCTGTTGCGCCAATTCGATCTGCTCAAGTTTAATGGAATCTCGGGACCGGTTTCGTTCGAGGGTGCGGACCGAATTGGGACAACCTCGTTCCATCAGATCCGGGCAGGGCAGCTGGAGATGATTGCGTTCTACTATCCGAAGAATGCGACGCTCGACTTTGGCTGCCGGTATTGTGTGCCGATCGTGTGGCCGGGGGGCCAGGTACCGATTGCGAAGAGGATACTGAGGCTGAGGGTGGATACGATCGATCCGTTTGCGTTCTACACGGTGGTGATACTGTCGCTGATCGGGATTGGGATTTCGGTGCTGTTTTTGGGACTGAATCTGAGGTTCCGGAAGTTGAA agCCATCAAGCTATCGAGTCCCAAGCTCAGCACGATCACTGTCTGCGGTTGTATGCTCGTGTACACGGCCACCATTCTGCTCGGCCTGGACCATTCCACACTACCCTGGTCGAGCGTTACCTTCTCCACCATCTGTATGGCAAGGATCTACTTTCTGTCGGCCGGCTTCTCGCTTGCCTTTGGTTCAATGTTTGCAAAAACGTTTCGCGTCTATCGTATCTTCACGCACAGCGCCGGAGGACTTTGCCGGGACAAGATCCTGCGAGACACACAGCTTATCTCGGTGATCGGTGCACTGCTGCTTGTGGATGCGTTCGTCGTCTCGTTCTGGATGGCGGCCGATCCGATGGAACGGCATCTGCACAACCTTTCCCTGGAGATCAGTACCACCGATCGGAGTGTGGTGTACCTTCCCCAGGTGGAGCTCTGCCGTTCAAGGCACTACGAAAGCTGGCTGGGCATGCTGTACGCTTACAAGGGACTGCTCCTGCTGGTCGGTGTGTATATGGCGTGGCAGACGAGGAACGTAAAGATATCGGCACTGAACGATTCGCAGTACATTGGCATCTCGGTGTACAGTGTGGTGATCACCAGTGCGAGTGTGGTCGTGCTAGCGAACCTTCTCTACGAGCGAGTGACGCTAGCGTTCATCATAACGGCGGGATTTGTGCTGATCTCAACGACGGCCACactttgtttgctgtttctgCCCAAGATTAAGGACATCTTTGAGAAGGGCGAAGTGTACGATCCGATCATTCACAGCATGGGGCTGAAGATGGAGTTCAATACGCGCCGGTTTGTGCTGGACGATCGTCGCGAGCTTCAATTTCGGGTGGAGGTACAGAATCGAGTCTACCGGAAGGAGTTGGAGCTGTTGGACGCCGAAATTTGTCGCCTGGAGCGAGCACTTCAAGAGCGATCGCCACAAAGCTCGCCGCTTTCTTCCGAACCCAACCTGCCCGACTCGCGACCTTGTGCGATCGCCCGGCCTCACGGGTCTAGTGGACTgcccatgctgctgctgtcggtgCTTCCACCGATAATTCCGCGTGCCAGCTGGCCCTCGGTCGATCCAATGCTTTCGCCCATGAAGCGGAACATCGCTTTCAGCTCGCAGCCCAAAATCGATCCAGCAGTAACGCTCGCCCCAACCGGTAGCCGTGAGCGCATTCTAACCTCCAACAGTCGTGTtggaagcgacgaacctcaCACACTCCCGAATGGAGCAAGTTCCGGTGTGATGGGCAAGATAAGGCACATGTTTGCTCCACGATTGCACAAAGCTCCCTCGGCCACGATGCTCGGAGGAACGGGTTCATCGACGAGCGCGATACGCAAATCGGCCCTAGCCATCTTCAACGAAATCGACACCGAAGACGATCTGCCCCAGTCGATCTACACCATCGACAAACCGACCAGGGAGCAGCTTACACTGACCGGGTCCGAACCGCGCGTTAACTTTGTGCTACCGCCGAACGGGCGGAGACGGTCCTCGACGGTACAGCAGCAAGGTCCGGTGAGGGATCGTATCCGAGGTTCACCCCGCTTCCCGCACCGTATCTGCCCGCAGACGACGAGCCTTACGGAGCTGGGCATCGAGCGACCGCGCATCAGCTTCCTCACGGTCAAAAGCTGTGAGCAGATCCACGGCAAACCGTGCGAATCGCGCGCCAAGTGGAAATCGATGGACTCGTTCTCGAAGAGCGTCGGTTCGCAGTAA
- the LOC121597905 gene encoding uncharacterized protein LOC121597905 encodes MPGNIPNLSQLDATGGQSASTSGLPRGIYTYHNASAFQQMPKEEIKNEPGDSPSHNPSNQYQLQPMQPMFTAQSTSPGPDRSRLHSRPPRASVVPSRRLTLAM; translated from the exons ATGCCGGGCAATATACCGAACCTGTCGCAGCTGGACGCAACCGGCGGACAGAGTGCGTCGACGAGCGGTTTACCCC GAGGTATTTATACCTACCACAATGCAAGCGCGTTCCAACAGATGCCAAAAGAGGAaatcaaaaatgaacctggaG ACTCTCCGAGCCACAATCCCTCCAACCAGTACCAGCTGCAACCGATGCAGCCCATGTTTACCGCCCAGAGCACCTCCCCCGGCCCAGACCGTTCCCGGCTACACTCACGCCCTCCCCGGGCATCGGTGGTCCCATCTCGCCGCTTGACCCTGGCAATGTAA